The DNA segment TTTGCAACACCTTTAATCAGATCCCTCTCACCGTTTCCGGTAAATCCGCAGCCGTGATATACCGTCGAGATTCCGATCCCTCTTCTGTATCTTCCTGTCTGATTCTTATAAAGTTCACGTTTTCTTCTAAAATCAGAAAGCTCATCGGCCCGCTTTACCATCTCCGGAAGCGGCACATGAAAATGATACAGACCATTTGTCGAGGTCCTATCGCCTTGTTTTGCAAAGTGTTCCTCTTTAAACGCCAGCGGCTCCATACCATATTTTTTCGCTATGTGATCCATCAGCATTTCTGCTGTAAAAAAAGTCTGCGGGCCGCCGAATCCGCGGAACGCACCGTTTGGGACCGTGTTGGTCTTCATCCCATCTCCGGTCACATGCAGATTCTCAACATTATATACTCCACAGGCACCGATCAGCCCACGCTGCAAAACAACATCGGTCAGTGTCGTGTATGCACCCGCATCATAGATGACATTGATGTCCATACCGGTGATCTTTTTATCTTTTAAAGCCACTTTATAAGTGACGTAGGCCGGATGACGCTTCGAGGTAAACTCAATATCCTCTCTTCTGCCAAAGACACATTTCACCGGCTTTTGCACTTTATTCGCCGCAACAGCAACCTGGCAGGCAAGAATCGAAGGATAGTCCTCTTTTCCGCCGAATCCGCCGCCTGTGACATCCTGTACAACCCTGAGATGATCTCTGTCACAGCCGACTGCCTTAGCGACTGCTGTGATCACATAATACGGACACTGCATCGAACCTCGGATGACAAGCTTTCCGTTCTCTGGATAGGAGATGATCCCATTCGTCTCCAGATATGCCTGCTCTTGCTGGCCGGTATGAAATTTCTCGGTATATATCTCATCTGCTTCCTCAAAAGCCTTTTTCAGGTCACCCTTTTCAAAATCATGATGAAAAAATGATGTTTTCGATTGCATGACATCGAAGACAGGCTCCAGTTCGTCATAATCCACCACTGTCTCATCAATGATATGGTCAATCCCCTTCTTGTCGGGACCTACGATCATCGAGATGACATCTCCGATATACTCGACGGTATCCACCGGAAAAACTGGCATATCTTCCAGAACAACATGAATCTTGTTTTCACCTGGAACATCATCTTTATCAACAACGAAGTATCCCTCTGGTAATTTGGGATATGTTATTTTTATGATGCGGGCTCTCGCTTTCGTCGACCGAAGCATTTTTCCATAAAGCATACCGTCCATCACAAGATCATCAACGTACATTGCCTCGCCGCTGATCTTATCGTCGTGGTCTCTTTTTTTTACGGAATGACTGATTGTTTCCATCCCACATGCCTCCTTTTATATTAATTCTGTAACATTGTATAAAAGTTCCCTTTCCGCTATCCGCTTATCTGGAACTCTTCTTATAGTTATAGTATAGAATGAGGCATCATGTTCGTCAAATTCTTTTACAAAAGAACTTGCTCATGGCACTTTTTATGGCATTTAAAACAATCGTTTATACTCTTCTTCCGTATATCTTCGTACATTATTTTCGAATTCAATATATCTTTCCAAAAATTCTTCACCTTTTTTGGTCAAATATGTATTTCCTCCTCTATGGCCTCCGTGGATTCTCTCCACAACAGCATATCCGAGCTCATCCTCCAGTTTATTCAACATCGTCCATGCTTTGCTGTAAGACACAGCCATACGGCTGCATGCTTCCCGGACAGAGTGCGTCTCCTGAATCTGCACCAGCAGAAGTCTGCTGCGCGCGTCAAAAAACATCGACTCCCGCTCAAGATTGATGCGCAGAAATGGATGTGCAATCTGTTTGTTATATTCCGGAACCAGCTGCTCGAGTCTCTTTATGTCATCGGTCGTATGAATAACCCCTTCGTCTTCGACCTCCATAAATGTCCTTACATCTGAGAAATTGTCGATTGCCCCTTTTAATCCGCCCGGACCCTCGTAATTTATGATATCAGGAAGAATCCGACGATCAAGCAGAACCGGGCGCCCGGTATGTCCATGATACGAGGGCACAATCAACGATTTATCAAGCTGAACCATCTTTTGTATTGTATCCGGTGTCACCATCGGAACATTTACCGGAGTATAAACAATCTTGTCACACCGGTCTTTCATATACTTCAATCCCATTTTCACAGAGTCAAACTTCTTTGTATTTTCGTAATCTTCATTGCGGATAAATATCACTCCATAGTCGGATAGTTGATGTTCGATATCCTCCGCATGATACCCCACGACAACCACAATCGGAAAAAGCCCTGCAATCTGAAAAGTCAGAACTTCCCTTCTGATAACCGTGATTGATCCAATCTTATAAAGCGGATCCAGTTTGCTTTTTTTTGGAAACTGTCCCGCAGCAACGATGAGTCCGCCTGTTTTTCTAACAATATCACCCATAATCTTTTACCTTCTACTACCCTATCCATTCTTCCTAAAGCGTTATCCTATCCTGATTGATCCTCCGGACAGGTTTAGATCGCACCTAGCAGCATATAATGCTCCGACGGTTCACGAAAGAAAAACACTCCGAGTCCTCCCATTCCAAGATGTGCACCCAATACTCCTCCAATTTCTGTAATCGTTGTCGTACATTCCGGAAGTATCTCTATGATCTGTCTGGATACATTGTCCGCCAGCGGCTTGTTTCCGGTATGTGCGATTGCAATCATCTGTCTTTGGAAGTCTTCTGTCCTTCGGCACACTTCCTTTATAACAGTCTGTACTGCCTTCTTCTCTCCACGCACCATTCCCTCTACAGTCATTTTACCGTCTTTTACATCCAGCCATGGACGAATGTTCAGGACACTGCCTGCCCAGCCAAGTGGTTTGCTGATTCTGCCGCCTTTGACCATCCACTTCAAATCCGCAACCGTAAACAAATGTTCCACATGATCGATCATGAAGTTAATTTCTTTGACTATCACCTCTATGTCCATCCCTTTTTCAGACATCAAAAGAGCCTGCAGTACAATCAGTCCTGTCGCACAGGATCCGCCTCTGGAGTCCACAATCTCCATCTGTCTCTCTGGATATTTCTCTTTTAATTCATCCGCAACCACATGGGCAAGTGAAAAACATCCTGACATCTCGCCGGAAAAGGAAATATAGATAAAATTCTCCCCATTCTGGCAACACTTTTCAAATTCCTCTTTCATCACTTCATATGGGATCTGAGCTGTCTTTGGAAGAACATCCTTACGCATCAGTGCATACACCTGTTCGATTCCAATATCTATGCCGTCCAGATAGTCCCTCCCCTCTGCCGATATCACAAGCGGCAGGGTAATCAACTTATGTCCCTCTAAGAGTTCTTTATTAATATCACACGTACTGTCTGCAATAATCTGAGTCATAGCATCACCGATTCCTTTGTCTTTCTTCTCTTCTCATATTTTTAAGTATAACATAAATCTTCATGTTTAACACATCCGAACAAAATAAAGACCCCATGAATGATTGTCATGAGGTCTTTATCGGCCCGGTGGTTCGCCAGCGTTATCTGACGCAGAGCATCTTATATCACGGCTGCCCCAAAAGGCATCAGGGCAAGTTTTGCCAATTTGAAGTGCTGTCGCCCAAAGGGGATTCCGACAATGGTAACACAGAGTATCACTCCGGTAGCCAAGTGTTCTAAAGCAAGTGGTATCCCGGACAAGATAATCCAGAAAATATTCATCACCAGTGAGGCGGCTCCTCCGCCATAGACAATCTCTTTTCCAAAAGGAAAGAAACTTAAACCTGCCAGTTTAAAACACTGTTTTCCAATCGGAATCCCTACAATGGTAATACACCATAAAACGCCGGCAGCGCACCAGCTAAGGCCGCTTGTGAATCCGCCGAATACAAACCATAAAAGATTTCCTAGGCATCCCATAGATACAAACCTCCCTTCAAAATGTGAAAATCAACAAAAGCTCTGAGAATTCCTGTGTAAAAACCCCCGGATTTCTCATAATATGAGACTTTCCGGGGATTCTGATTGATTATTTACTTTCTATTATTTATTCATCTGAGCAGCTACTTCAGCGGCGAAGTCTTCTTGTTTCTTTTCGATTCCCTCACCGGTCATATAGCGGACAAAGCCTTTGATTTCTATCTTGGCATTGTTTGCTTTCGCAACTTCTGCAACGTATTTTCCAACGGTCTGTTTTCCGTCTTCAGCTTTTACATATACTTGATCGACTAGGCAGATTTCCTTAAGTTCTTTCTTGATACGACCTGTAACGATACCGCTTATCATCTTATCATTCGCATCCGGCTTTTCATTCTTAGCCTGAACTGTCAGAATTTCCTTTTCATGTTCCAGGTAGTCCTGATCCACTTCACTTTCATTCGTAAAGCGAGGATTTAAAGCCGCTACCTGCATGGCAATATTCTTTGCCATCTCTTTGATGTCATCATTTACAACATCGGTCTCTACGTCAATAAGGACACCAATCTTTCCACCCATATGCGTATAGGAAGCGATCAATCCATTCTCCTCAGATACCTGAACAAAACGGCGAATATTCATGTTCTCACCAATTGTTGCAATCTTGTGAGCCAGTTCTTCTGCAACTGATTCACTGATATCGAATTTCCAGGGCTCTGCAAGAAAGGCATCAATATCAGCAGCCTTTGTATCCATCGCCTGTTCTGCTACCTGTGCAACATAATTCTGGAATTTTTCATTCTTGGCAACAAAATCAGTCTCCGCATTAACTTCAACGGCAACAGCCTTTTTCTCATCGTCAGAAACCATGACTTTGACAAGTCCTTCTGCTGCAACTCTGCCGGCCTTTTTCTGAGCAGTGGCCAGTCCCTTTTCTCTCAAAAACTCAACTGCTTTATCCATGTCACCGTCTGTGGATGTAAGAGCTTTCTTACAGTCCATCATGCCGGCACCGGTCATCTCTCGTAATTCTTTTACCATCTTTGCTGTAACAGCCATGAAAAAGTCCCTCCGTAATTTGATTATTTCTCTGCAGCTTCGTCTGTTTCCTCAACAGTTTCGGCTTCGTCTGATCCCTCAGATTCTGTCTGACCCTGTCGGGCCTCGATTACAGCATCAGCCATCTTAGAGGTGAGAAGTTTCACCGCGCGGATAGCATCATCATTACCCGGGATTACATAATCCAATTCTTCCGGATCACAGTTTGTATCACAAATTCCGATTAACGGGATTCCCAATGTATGAGCCTCCTGCACACAGATTCTTTCTTTCTTGGGATCTACAATAAAAATCACATCCGGCAGTCTCTTCATATCTTTGATTCCGCCAAGATTCTTCTGCAGTTTATCTAATTCTTTCTTCAAATTTATAACTTCTTTTTTAGGAAGAACATCGAATGTTCCGTCTTCTTCCATTGTCTCGATCTCTTTTAATCTTTCAATTCTGCTCTGGATCGTCTTGAAGTTGGTCATCATACCACCAAGCCATCTTTGATTTACATAAAACATTCCGCAGCGTTCAGCCTCAGACTGAATTGCATCCTGTGCCTGTTTTTTTGTTCCTACAAATAAAACTGTGCCGCCGTCTGCTACGGTATCCATAACTGTCTTGTAAGCATCATCAACCATACCTACTGATTTCTGCAGATCGATAATATAGATGCCATTACGCTCTGTGTAAATGTATGGAGCCATCTTAGGGTTCCATCTTCTTGTCTGATGTCCGAAATGAACACCTGCCTCCAATAACTGTTTCATTGAAAGAATACTCATAATATTTGTCTCCTTTTGGTTAATATCTTCCGCATGTTTAATATCCTCAGAACCCACTATAGCAGATGGGCACCATCCTCGGAATCCGCATACGTGTTTTATCGCAACGCTAATAGTATATCATACAGAATTTACATTTTCAAGAACAATTTTCAGGGTTATTTTGAAGTATCTCTATCCAACATGAGATTTCTCAGATCTTTCTGACAGATCGGGTTGATAAAAAAACAGATAATAACAGCCTGCCGCTGCCAGCAGTATCACAATAACAGTCAGCAGCGGTTCACCAAACCTCACTCTCTTGATCAGTGCGTCTACCATACGCTCATAAAAGATACTGAATATATTGATCGCCATATGTGCTATGACAGGTGCTGCAAGAGTCCCTGTTTTTTCATAGAGCACGGCGAATAGAATTCCAAGACCTGTCGCATATAAAAACTGTACCATATTTCCATGATATATGCCAAACAAGGCTGCAGAGATCCCAACTGCCCATCCGGTGTCGAAATACGTTTTGGCCCTCTGATAGATCAATCCGCGAAAAACCAGTTCCTCGCCCAAAGAGGCCAGGATACCAATACAGATCACCAGCAAAACCCAGTTTTGATTTTCATAGGAATGATCAGCAATCTCTGTATAACGTTCGAATATTTTGCGGATACCTGAGGCATCAATCAATCTCGTGCAGACTAATCCCAATCCGATGGAAGCTGCCATGCACGCAGCCGCCATCATCGGATTCCATCTTTTTACCTTAATATGAAACTTCTCTTTTTCAACAATATAAGAACTTCTCAGCAAAAAGATAACCAGGAGAGCGGTAATCGCAGATAAAATACTGCTAAGCCAGGGAAATCTTGTAATTACCTCCATATAACCCTGACCGTTTCCGTCGTAAAACAATCCCGCGATTGTCACTCCCAAAGTACTGATCACCAACATACAGACAAAGTGAACAACCATGGGAGATAAAATATCCCAGATCATCCTCTGCCAGGAGACCTTTCCTCTGGTCTTGCGGGCTTTCTGCTGCTTCCTGTGATTCTCGGGATGGGATTTGTAAAAGGAT comes from the Blautia liquoris genome and includes:
- a CDS encoding HAD hydrolase-like protein, which gives rise to MMKVSKGYVRRIDKGIRKNMSDVILFDLDGTLTDSGPGIIKCVQYALNYMGKPEKDADRLRCFVGPPLHEEFMEFAGFTSEEADQAIEQYRERYSTIGIYENEVYKNIPELLSFLKQQGKTLAVASSKPGVFVEEVLRHFDLRKYFDVVVGSELDGSRTAKEDVIEEVLKRLKISKSRERVLMVGDRSYDVEGARACGLLCVGVAYGYGSKEELQNAGAVFVADTVEDLKVLAKKDEEETEKTSFYKSHPENHRKQQKARKTRGKVSWQRMIWDILSPMVVHFVCMLVISTLGVTIAGLFYDGNGQGYMEVITRFPWLSSILSAITALLVIFLLRSSYIVEKEKFHIKVKRWNPMMAAACMAASIGLGLVCTRLIDASGIRKIFERYTEIADHSYENQNWVLLVICIGILASLGEELVFRGLIYQRAKTYFDTGWAVGISAALFGIYHGNMVQFLYATGLGILFAVLYEKTGTLAAPVIAHMAINIFSIFYERMVDALIKRVRFGEPLLTVIVILLAAAGCYYLFFYQPDLSERSEKSHVG
- the rpsB gene encoding 30S ribosomal protein S2, with the translated sequence MSILSMKQLLEAGVHFGHQTRRWNPKMAPYIYTERNGIYIIDLQKSVGMVDDAYKTVMDTVADGGTVLFVGTKKQAQDAIQSEAERCGMFYVNQRWLGGMMTNFKTIQSRIERLKEIETMEEDGTFDVLPKKEVINLKKELDKLQKNLGGIKDMKRLPDVIFIVDPKKERICVQEAHTLGIPLIGICDTNCDPEELDYVIPGNDDAIRAVKLLTSKMADAVIEARQGQTESEGSDEAETVEETDEAAEK
- a CDS encoding YccF domain-containing protein — translated: MGCLGNLLWFVFGGFTSGLSWCAAGVLWCITIVGIPIGKQCFKLAGLSFFPFGKEIVYGGGAASLVMNIFWIILSGIPLALEHLATGVILCVTIVGIPFGRQHFKLAKLALMPFGAAVI
- a CDS encoding DegV family protein, producing MTQIIADSTCDINKELLEGHKLITLPLVISAEGRDYLDGIDIGIEQVYALMRKDVLPKTAQIPYEVMKEEFEKCCQNGENFIYISFSGEMSGCFSLAHVVADELKEKYPERQMEIVDSRGGSCATGLIVLQALLMSEKGMDIEVIVKEINFMIDHVEHLFTVADLKWMVKGGRISKPLGWAGSVLNIRPWLDVKDGKMTVEGMVRGEKKAVQTVIKEVCRRTEDFQRQMIAIAHTGNKPLADNVSRQIIEILPECTTTITEIGGVLGAHLGMGGLGVFFFREPSEHYMLLGAI
- a CDS encoding NTP transferase domain-containing protein, which gives rise to MGDIVRKTGGLIVAAGQFPKKSKLDPLYKIGSITVIRREVLTFQIAGLFPIVVVVGYHAEDIEHQLSDYGVIFIRNEDYENTKKFDSVKMGLKYMKDRCDKIVYTPVNVPMVTPDTIQKMVQLDKSLIVPSYHGHTGRPVLLDRRILPDIINYEGPGGLKGAIDNFSDVRTFMEVEDEGVIHTTDDIKRLEQLVPEYNKQIAHPFLRINLERESMFFDARSRLLLVQIQETHSVREACSRMAVSYSKAWTMLNKLEDELGYAVVERIHGGHRGGNTYLTKKGEEFLERYIEFENNVRRYTEEEYKRLF
- the tsf gene encoding translation elongation factor Ts, with translation MAVTAKMVKELREMTGAGMMDCKKALTSTDGDMDKAVEFLREKGLATAQKKAGRVAAEGLVKVMVSDDEKKAVAVEVNAETDFVAKNEKFQNYVAQVAEQAMDTKAADIDAFLAEPWKFDISESVAEELAHKIATIGENMNIRRFVQVSEENGLIASYTHMGGKIGVLIDVETDVVNDDIKEMAKNIAMQVAALNPRFTNESEVDQDYLEHEKEILTVQAKNEKPDANDKMISGIVTGRIKKELKEICLVDQVYVKAEDGKQTVGKYVAEVAKANNAKIEIKGFVRYMTGEGIEKKQEDFAAEVAAQMNK
- a CDS encoding xanthine dehydrogenase family protein molybdopterin-binding subunit, with product METISHSVKKRDHDDKISGEAMYVDDLVMDGMLYGKMLRSTKARARIIKITYPKLPEGYFVVDKDDVPGENKIHVVLEDMPVFPVDTVEYIGDVISMIVGPDKKGIDHIIDETVVDYDELEPVFDVMQSKTSFFHHDFEKGDLKKAFEEADEIYTEKFHTGQQEQAYLETNGIISYPENGKLVIRGSMQCPYYVITAVAKAVGCDRDHLRVVQDVTGGGFGGKEDYPSILACQVAVAANKVQKPVKCVFGRREDIEFTSKRHPAYVTYKVALKDKKITGMDINVIYDAGAYTTLTDVVLQRGLIGACGVYNVENLHVTGDGMKTNTVPNGAFRGFGGPQTFFTAEMLMDHIAKKYGMEPLAFKEEHFAKQGDRTSTNGLYHFHVPLPEMVKRADELSDFRRKRELYKNQTGRYRRGIGISTVYHGCGFTGNGERDLIKGVAKLRKNADDTVEILTSTTDMGQGAKTTFSKIVANALDIPMDRIIIKNPDTDRVPDSGPTVASRSIMVVGELIKRAAERLKKQWKPGEEQLITEHYVHPDFMIQFDTNTFTGDAYPTYSWSVNVIELEVDTLTAQTKVLKAWGVYDVGTPLDLNILHGQMEGGFLQSIGYASMEQIGYNEQGRIRNNSFSDYIIPTSMDVENMVTDFVSVPYDEGPFGAKGAGELPNVGPAPAYIDALEQALSTNIDHIPYTAEDIMKHLQEVKKHD